TCCGGGGCTCGTGCCAAGTCTGACTCACAGCCCAAGTGTGGCATTCGTAACGATCCTTCGCCTGTTGTTCTTCACTCTGGCCTTGGCGCGGATAAACAAAGATTCGTTCAGTAGACGACGGTGTTGCAGATGAGGCTGTTTGAAAATATACCGGAGGCTGTTCGCGGATGATCAGTGGGGGAGGTTCATAATATGGCCTATGATAATAAGGCGCCAGAACGGCCACACCTCCTATTACCGCCCAAGGCAACCACCAACCACCATGTTCGCCTCTTGCTTCACTTGGCAATGGGTTGAGACAGATGACCATTGTCAGAATAAGCACCGCACAAACAATTTTCTTCATATTTTACCTCTTTATCTGCTTCGGCAAGTGTGTCACTGATGTTTATACTCCCCTATTCAACTTGTTTCTAACAATAAGCAATGAGTGCACCTAATAAGGGAAAACAACATAAACATAGGGAATCATATCACATATCGTGATTATACTTTTTTGTAATTGGATTCTTTTCATTAAAATTGATCGGATATGTGTAGCGATTATGATACAGTTGCATGTATCGGGATCTCCCCAGCCGGTATGTTGCATAAATAATGTTGACTCAGCATAAAAAGCGCAGGTTCCTGCGGTTTTGAGGTTTTTCCCATATCCTACGAGAAAAAACGATACTGGCCTTTGTGTGAAAAGCTCATTATCAAACGACCAAGAAAAAGTATGCTATAATCAGCGGCCACTTCTGGTTATCCCCGAGTATCACCATCCCCTGCCTTCCTATACCTTCCTGGGCAGGTGATCTTCTACAGCCTATATAAGAGACCAACATGGCTTCTGAAGCGGTTACGGGCGAGCCTAAGATTGAGCTTGCTTAAGATACCGCTTGTTCCTTCTTTTTCTTTTTTCCCTTGCCCTCTACAGGGGCTTCCGGTGCTTTTTTCTCCTTACGGTCTTCTGGATCTTTTTTGAGGGCGGCTTTTTCCGCCTTTGTCTTTGCCAGTACTTCCGTCTTCTCTTCGGAGCTGGCAATCGTCTTAAGTCTGGCATTTAGGGAATCAATATTTGCCCGCAATTTTTTTAAGATAGTATCTTTCTTGATCTTGGCAGATTCGATCCCTTTTTCAGACAGGAATGACATCCGGTCTTTCAGTTGTCGTTCGAAATATGCCTTTCGTTCCATTTGTGCTGGCTTCCGATTTGATCCCATATTTTCCCCTCCCTCTCAGATACACTTGTTTTTCCTCGGCAGCCTATAGACCATGAAAAGCTTGCTCTTCCCCGCCGCATAGATGAATAATGGGGATACCCCTATCAGTGATCGCGTAGAAAAGCCATTACATTTAAATTAGCTCTTGCCTATACTGAAAAGCATCTTAGCAATCCCATTGGCTATTCCGCCCTGCCTGTCAGGTCAAATAATCCGTTTCTTCCCGCCATACAGTTTGATTCCGCCCACTACCAATTTCATACTTGCACCGCTTTTACCCGCCAATTTAGTTTCCGACAGTGTTTTTCCCGCAATCCCTAAATGTATTTTATTCCGATCTTCGATCAGCTGCTGAACAAATTATTGAGAACCAAATTATATCTAAATCAGAAAGGAGATAGCGACATGAAAAAGAAAATCTATATCAGGCCGGTTTGTATCATGCTTAGCCAGGAGATGTATGAACAAGTTGCCAAACTGACGGAGCAAAGAGAAATCAGCATGTCAGATTACATTCGGGTGGCACTTCATGACAAATTGGCCGGAGAACAGCAATCAGCAAACGGGAGGATTAAACCATGAGAAACAGAACATTTCATACCTCGATAAATCTACTCATTGAAGCAGGGCTTTATCAAAGGCTCAGATGGGCCGCCAAACAAACAAAGACCAGTATGTCAAAGATTGTTCGTGAAGGCATAAAGCTCATACTGGCCCAGATTGAAAAAGAAATTGATATCGTTATGGGAGGGCATAAATGATGAACGCACCAGTAACCAATAAACCAGTGATGCCAGGAAACAAAGTTATTGCCAAACCAAACACGGCCAAGCCAGCCAATAATCAGCAGCTCATTAGTCAGCTTAGACAGGAGATTAAAACCCTGAATAAAACGATCAAGGATATTCAAAAGAAACCGGATCTGCAGATCGTAAGTGTCATGATGCCGCGCCAATTGCTGTCCAAGGCTAATGCCCTTCTATTAGCCTATTCACACAGTATGGGAGAGTTATACGGCATATCTGACCTTATCTGTGATGCCGTGGAGCTTTATGTATGGGGAGATGAAGAAAACCAGCGATTAGAGAAAGAGCAACAGGAAGCAGAGCAGGCCAAGGCTGAATCGGAGAAGTAGAAGGTGAAGTGATGGATGGCGACTGAGATTGATACCACCTTTCACCCCGTAATGAACGGTGTGCTATCAAGGGAAATGGGTATGTGCCGAAAATTCGTTTCACCTCCTACTAATCAATGGTTTTTGGTCTGAAAATCAACGGATGATTACCACTTGTAATCAGTTTTATAATCATCAATTAAATCAGCGGTGCGACTCGAAACATTTTTTTGCTGCCATAGAAACAGCCGTCAGTCAAGAGGGTGTGGCATTGCAGATTTAATCCGAGTAAGCCGCCGAGGTTTGACGGCAGTGACTGCGCCGAGGATTGGGTCATTTTCAGGCACTGAATGCTAGAGAAACACTTTCAGTGATTATTTTAACTTTCTATTGACATTTCAATACGATGCGTATAGAAAGAAGCCAATCGATTTTTCGACCACATTTGCAAAAAATAAAATAAAATGGAGTCGTCCTATGAGATCATATGTTGTTATTTCCTCCATGGGGCCGGATCGTCCTGGTCTGGCCAAAGAAATCGCTGAATTTTTTACCGCCCGCGGCGTTAATATCGAACGGTCCCGTGGTTGTGTGTTGGGCAATGAATTCGGCATGATCATTCTCACATCGGGAAAGACTGACGACATCGAGCGTCTGATTAAAGATCTGGACAGCCTTCGCAAAAAAACAAAGCTGGAGATTTACGTTCGGAAAACCAAAGCGCCCAGCCATCGCGACACATTGCCGTCGATTCCCTACAAGCTCATTGCCACATCCATCGATCATCCTGGGATCATCCATCAAATCTGCAAATCACTCCAACTGCGGGGAGTCAACATCGAAGACATATCAACCAATGTGGATAATAATCCCTTTACGGGAGCTAATGTGTTCCATATGGCCTGCTACTTTTCTCTGCCGCCGGCTGTTAAAATTATAGATCTAAAAAACGATTTTAACCGCATCGGTGATGAATATAATATTGATATCCGGTTCGACGCTGTAATCAGTAAGTAGCGCTATGAAGAAAACCAAACAACACAACCCTGAAAAAAACCTGCGGTCCATTGTTGACATTGCCTCAATGCTCGGGTTGAAGGAAAATGATCTGGAATTATACGGCCGTTATAAGGCCAAAGTAAGGCTGGAAGTAATCCGGCGATTTTCACGCAGGAACAATTCATCTTTGATTCTTGTGTCGGCCATGACACCGACCCCTGCCGGTGAAGGAAAGACCACCGTGTCCATCGGGCTTGCGCAGGCTCTGGCTAAAATCGGCAAGTCCACCATAGTGGCTTTGAGAGAACCATCACTGGGGCCTGTTTTCGGCATAAAAGGCGGGGCCACCGGCGGCGGACTTTCCCGTGTTCATCCGGTCGATGACATTAATCTCCATTTCACAAACGACTTTCCAGCAGTGGAAAGTGCGCACAATTTGCTCTCCGCTATCGTGGACAATTCCATTTTTCACGGCAATCATTTAAATATCGATCCGCGTAAAATCACCTGGCGTAGGGTTATAGATATGAATGACCGCTCACTTCGGGATATCGTCATAGGTCTGGGCGGTTCCACCAATGGAGTACCCCGGGAAACCGGATTTGATATTGTTCCCTCCAGTGAAATTATGGCAATTCTCTGCCTTTCGCGCTCCTATGAAGAATTGAAAGACAAGATACGCAAGATTCTGGTGAGCTTTACCTATGACGACTATCCGGTGATTGCCGGCGACCTAAAAGTGGAAGGAGCGGTCACGGCACTCTTGAAATATGCGTTACTACCCAATCTTGTGCAGACCACCGAAGGCGTTCCGGCCATTATACACGGCGGTCCATTTGCCAACATTGCCCAGGGTACCAACAGTATCATGGGCACGGACCTGGCGCTTCGTCTGGCGGATTATGTGGTAACCGAAGCCGGATTTGGCTTTGATCTCGGCGCAGAGAAGTATTTCGACATCGTCGCGCCCTACGGCAATTTTCATCCCCGGATTGTCGTTTTGGTTGCTACCGTTCGTGCGCTGAAATATCACGCGGGCATTGCGCGAAAAGAACTGAACGATCCCAACCCCATTATGGCCGTGCTAGGAATGGCAAATCTGCGCAAGCACTATGAAAATATCGACAAATTCAACGTCCCCTGCATTGTTGCTTTAAACCGGTTTCCTTCAGACACGGATGAAGAAATTAAAGCGGTTGTGGAAGCTGCGGAAAACGAAGGGATGAACATTG
Above is a window of Deltaproteobacteria bacterium DNA encoding:
- a CDS encoding ribbon-helix-helix protein, CopG family gives rise to the protein MKKKIYIRPVCIMLSQEMYEQVAKLTEQREISMSDYIRVALHDKLAGEQQSANGRIKP
- a CDS encoding ribbon-helix-helix domain-containing protein — protein: MRNRTFHTSINLLIEAGLYQRLRWAAKQTKTSMSKIVREGIKLILAQIEKEIDIVMGGHK
- a CDS encoding formate--tetrahydrofolate ligase, encoding MKKTKQHNPEKNLRSIVDIASMLGLKENDLELYGRYKAKVRLEVIRRFSRRNNSSLILVSAMTPTPAGEGKTTVSIGLAQALAKIGKSTIVALREPSLGPVFGIKGGATGGGLSRVHPVDDINLHFTNDFPAVESAHNLLSAIVDNSIFHGNHLNIDPRKITWRRVIDMNDRSLRDIVIGLGGSTNGVPRETGFDIVPSSEIMAILCLSRSYEELKDKIRKILVSFTYDDYPVIAGDLKVEGAVTALLKYALLPNLVQTTEGVPAIIHGGPFANIAQGTNSIMGTDLALRLADYVVTEAGFGFDLGAEKYFDIVAPYGNFHPRIVVLVATVRALKYHAGIARKELNDPNPIMAVLGMANLRKHYENIDKFNVPCIVALNRFPSDTDEEIKAVVEAAENEGMNIAPADIFRLGGEGGLELAEKTVRLIAEAKGTFKPLYDWKLPVEDKIFKVASEIYGAVSIDYQPQARRNLDMIKKIGYDKLPVCIAKTQQSLSDNPSLLGLPSNFIVTVREIKIASGAGFLIPITGEILRMPGLSKVPAAYNINIDHTGNITGIV